GTGTGATTAGCGTAACCACACTCTTCATCGCTTGATCCTTGTCCCTCATAGGAAGCATGTATAACTGCAGAAACTTTTCCAAAGACGCATCAGGAGGATCTGCAAGAGATAGAGCTGATCTTCCGATACATTTtaatctcttcaaattgaagTTAACTTTATGCGTAAACCATATATCCTTCATATTGCCAAATTCCACATGCAAAAGGTTCAATGTCGACGGAAATTGCGACAAGTCCGTTATGAACACCGAGGTAAAAGCATCTATATCTTTCAAAGTACAGTAGCTTGCTAGCTGCTGATAATACCCGCTGAGATCCTCCGGCCACATATTCAAATCCTCAGGCAACGTGATTCGAATTCCATGCATCACATCTTGCTTACTTCCGGTATATGATACAATCACCACCGTGGGCCTACGTTCATAAACCCATTGCTCAACAATATACAACTCAAACCCTGAAACACTATACTCCCTACATGGAAACGAACTCAAATCCCCCAAACGTAACCCATAAACCACTGTAAAGTCTGGGAAAATATAATGTCTCCATTTGACATCCTTCGAGAGTTCAATCAGTTTCTGCGTGCTCTTTTTCTTCCTAGCTGCAGAAGCTTGACCTGTCCATGGATCCAATGGGTAGAAGCTCATTGTAACTCCAAAGCTGAAGCTAAATCACCAAGAATATGACGCTTAATACCACTACGAAGCTGTtgtcatcattattattctggttaatatattattaaagcCATTTTAGAATATCATTTAACACGATAGAATAAGGGGATTATTGATTTAGCCGTCAGAGATTTTAGAGGCTGGTCGTGTTCAATATTATACACATAAAATAATAGCTGAGCCCCAGGGTTTATAGGTAGGTATTGTGTTAATATATGTCTATCAGGACATAATTGCAGCTTAAGTGATAGATTCAGATTAGGAGACTGGTCTAAGGTGAGGGATTGAGTTATATAGCTAAGGAATTAACGGATAAAGATACTGTGTCACTAGGGATAGGGTTCTCATATGCTCGTGATGAATAAAGAAGAGGCAATATTTCGTTCAGCGGATATGACATATATCGAGTTATATATTCCGTTGGAAATTTCACGAGGTGTTGTCTGTGTTTTGGGGAATTTGGGTAGTGTAATGTTAAAGGATATGAACAAAGATTTGAATACTTTTCAGAGAGGTTACGTGAATCAGATTCGAAAGTTCGATGAAATATCCAGATTCATCGAATATTTAAACGAGGTGGTACAGTGGCATAAGACTGCGATGTGGGAATATACTTATCGATCTTTAGCCCAGGATGGAGAGACCGAGGGTCAGCCCACAATGGCACAGGTGATTGAAACGATGCATACACATTCAATTGATTCTGTGAATGAGATTACGGATGAGATAACACAGTTTGAAGGACGGGTGAGACGTTTGAATGACTCCCTGGCTGATTTAGAGGGACGTTTAAATACGTTATTAATACATCGGAGAGTTTTGTTTGAGTGTGCTAGGTTTTTGGAAGTTCATCCCGGAATAACAAGTAGATTACCTGTCCAAGACAGACACGATCTTGAAGTTGAGGACTTTGAACTGACCCAAGTTGAAACAGATGAAAATCTCAGTCAATTATCTTTTGATCTTGCAGATGATGCCGAAACCCAACTAGCCGGCGATTCTCAAACCTTACTAGAACATACTGTTAGAAACAGATTCATAATAACAGGTTCCATTAATAGGTCAAAGGTTGAAACCTTAAACAAAATTCTCTGGAGGTTATTACGTGGCAACCTTTTCTTCCAGAATTTCCCTATAGATAGAACTTTGCTTGAACATAATGAAGAGGTAGAGATAGACTGTTTTATTGTATTTACTCATGGAGCAGTATTGGTTAATAGGGTAAAGCGTGTAATAGAATCATTAAATGGCAGTATCTTTCCATTCAACCCTTCACAATCATCAATACAACAATTaaatgataaaatatcTGATCTCAAACAAGTTTGTTCGACAACTGAACAGACATTACACACTGAGTTGTTCCTTGTTTCGAAACAATTATCTATATGGAACACGGTGATGCAGAGGGAAATATACATCTATGCCACGTTAAATTTATTCAGACAAGAGTCACAGGGACTAGTTGCCGAAGGTTGGCTTCCCACTTCTGAATTATCCGATGCTCAAGCGGCATTGAGAGAATACGGAGAAAGCGTCGGATCAGCAAATACTGCCGTTTTGAATGTCATATCAACTACCAGAACACCCCCTACTTATCACCGGACCAATAAATTTACCCAACCATTTCAAACTATTATTGATGCATATAGCATTGCCACATATAAAGAAATTAACCCTGGATTAGCTACTATTGTTACATTCCCCTTTATGTTTGCCATAATGTTTGGCGATACAGGCCATGGCATAATTATATTTCTTGCATCGTTGTATTTGGTTTTCAATGAAAAGCAGTTAAATACTATGAAAATGGGGGAAATATTTGAGATGGCATTCTCTGGCAGGTATGTGCTTCTTTTGATGGGTATTTTCTCGATTTACGTTGGTTTAATATACAATGATATATTCTCTAAGTCCATGACTTTGTTCCATTCTGGTTGGCGTTGGCCCACTGATTTTAAAGAGGGTGAGACTATCGAAGCCACTAAAATTGGCATTTACCCATTCGGGTTAGATTCTGCATGGCATGGTTCCGAGAACAGTTTACTTTTTACTAATTCTTATAAGATGAAATTGTCAATTTTGATGGGATTCATTCATATGTCATACTCCTATGTGTTCTCATATATCAATTATCGCTATAAGAAGTCGAAAATTGACATCCTGGGCAATTTTATTCCAGGTCTAATATTCATGCAATcaatttttggatatttgtCTTGGGCTATTGTCTATAAATGGTCAAAAAATTGGATAAAAGATGGTAAACCTGCACCAGGATTATTGAATATGTTAATTAATATGTTCTTATCACCTGGTGTAGTAGATGAAAAGTTATACGTAGGCCAGGCCTTGGTGCAAGTTGTATTATTGTTAGCTGCATTGATATGTGTTCCATGGCTATTACTTTACAAACCATTAATGTTAAAACGACAAAACGATCTATCAATTAAAGTTGGATATCGAAGCTTTGGTGATCAGCGAGCCCAGGAAATACTTTTAGAGGCCGAAGAGCGCACGGGTAGTGAACTCCTTGTAGTAGATTACAATCATGATGAGAATCTTGAAGAAGAGTTTAATTTCGGCGATATAATGATCCATCAGATAATTCACACAATTGAGTTTTGTTTGAACTGTATCTCTCATACAGCTTCTTATTTACGGTTGTGGGCTTTATCCTTAGCCCACGCGCAATTATCCACTGTGTTATGGTCAATGACAATCGAACATGCCTTTACTGTCCAAAGACCTGGATCAATATTGTCTGTTTTGAGAGTAGTGGTTTTGTTTGCGGTGTGGTTTATATTAACTGTTTGCATTTTGGTCTTGATGGAAGGCACCTCAGCAATGTTACATGCTTTACGTTTACACTGGGTTGAAGCTATGTCAAAGTTTTTTGAAGGCGACGGCTATGCATATGAACCATTCTCCTTTAAGGGTATTGATAGCAATATTGAACTATGAATATAAAGGAATTTTCCAATCGTTCGATTAAATCcttttataataatatttttatcgATTGTCAATGCGATAAAAGTTTATGAAACCGTTAATTATTCTATTCAGtatgaaaagaaaaatacaACTTTTATGTATTAAGAATCACGCATTAGCAAACTATAACTAGAATACCTTATAATTCGTCGTGTTCAAGTTCAGCTGAATGCTCAGGAGTTGTAGTTGTGGTTGTCTCATGGGAATCGGTAGTTTCATCTGAAATCTCCGAATTGACGGATTCTGTTGGcttcaacttttcatcCTTTCTCTTTAGCGCTCTCAATTTTCTGTTATAAAAAGATTGCAATTCTCTCAAACGGTATGTATGGGCATTCGCTCTTATAGTCTGAAGTCTATCAAGTTCCTTCACTGAATTCTCACATAACATATTTAGTTCAAACAAATCTTCCCTAGGTTTGTTCTCTATCGAGTTAGTATTCAacatttcttcaatttcattcAAAAGTGATTCTAAGTTTTTAATGACAACATCACTCTCTGTGGGCGAGAAGCTCACGCTCCTTGGGGCCTTCATCTTCAGGTATTCTCTGGTAGCATTTAGCCCAATagcttcaaaatcattatCAAATACCTTCACTTGTTCTATCAAAATGTTCTGATAATTTTTAAACTCATTTAGAGAGACTCTAGAATTCTGGATCAGTTTTTCGAACCTGTAATGGTCAAATATCTCATCCGAAAATTCGAGGTACAATTTGATTTTACTCTTAATGGTGGAAACTTCCACAattttttcatttatatCAATTAGAGAAGCATCTTCATACCCATAGTCCAACCACTCCAGATATTCGGTTACAATTTcagacaatttttttatatcaGACTTTGGACCTTTAGcaataacttcttcatcttccaagTAATACATAGTATCATACAATAAAGATTCAAGGTGATTTAGTTGTGTTTGCAGCTGTTCACGTTCTTTATCACTACGATTCAATTGTGCCAACTTAGACCTTGCGTTAATCTTCTCCTTAGAGCTGTATGGTTTCAAATTTCTATATTCAGATTTTAATGACAACTTTTTTGGTCTGGCAGGAAACTCTATTTTCTTATCAGTATTTTTGTTAATGTCTTGATCTTCATAACCTTTGGTAACGCCTTCATCTCCAGAACTACTAGCACTTTGGACAGCTCGTGTAACTGACCCACCCAAGCAAACAGCCTCTACGTTTTCACATTCAAAAATTCTGTTTGCCGATAGACTAAAATTAGCGTTGTAGACAATACCATCTGCACACTCAGTGATAAATTTCATATTGAGTTGCTCAGTATAAACATCGACTGTTTGGAATAGCCTCCCATTTTCATATAaatcaatttgaaaatccGAAACTGGACCGTTAAGAGGCAGAGTAGTGAAAGAAGTTTTATTTGGGTAGGTTGATCCAGTAGAGAAtatttcaacaatatattcctgGTTAGAAAATTTGGCTTCATAAGAAAAAATAGAACGGTCAATAACATGCAATggtttaattttaaagGCCTTAGATAATTGAACGCCTCTGATAGTAACACCATGGACAGCTGATTCGTCTGCATTAACCTTCTTTGATATCAAGTCTTCACCTAGATATTCAACTAGCGTTTTTTTTACAATAGGCACGCGAGAAGAACCGCCTGTTAATATTACGCCATCCAATTGACTTAAAGCAATAGATTCTCCACCAAAATTACCAGACAAAGCATCGTTGATTGGTTTAATGATGCCAGTTAAAAATGGTTCCAAGTATTCTTCAACCTCCTCCCGGTATACTGTAGCCTTAAAATCGATGCCATTCAATAAAGATTCAATATTAACTATGGCATCGGCATTAGCACTTAAGATTAGTTTAGCTTTTTCAGCAGCTTGAATAATCTTTGCTTGTGATCTGGCACTAGCTTCTAATTCAGAACTCCTAACAGACCGGTGATGTTCTAGAAATTTGTTACTAATAAGTTCTGAAATAGCTAGTGTGACTTGAACACCACTAATATCGTCAGTATGTCCATAACCTAAAAGTTCAATTCTTAAAGGTTCAGAATCACCCTCGGGCTGCTCGATTGAAACAAGACTAGCTTTTGTAGATCCTGTTCCCATGTCATAAATAATGTAATAATAGCGTTTCCCAGCCTCAaatttctgttttaaagaaaaatcaactGCAACAGATAAACCCTCACTGACCAAATATGGACGTTGTAAAGGAATTAGAGATACTGCATCCATCAGCGAGTTCCTTTGTTCAATAGTGAAGTATTCAGGAACAGTCAATGCAAGTTGAACAACAGTATCATCACCACCCTTTTCTTTCAACATGTCATTCGCCCTATTAATATACTGCTGTAAATTCATAGCAGCTACCTCTTCAACTGGGAATTCTTGATCATTAATTGAAAATGCAACAGATCCCCGATCACTAGCCTTTAAAATAACACCCGGATGTGCTCTATAATAAGCATTTAGGTTTTCGTCTGCCAATTTTCCAAACAAAGGCTTTAAATGCATTAACGAATTACTAGGGAATCGAGTCACGATTGAAGAACTAACCACCGAACCATAGGTTCTCTCAACAATACCATCGATGATCCTGATAGCAACACCATTTTCATCCTTCCTTTGCGATTCAGGGGTTAACACTATCTCAAGCGGTGCCTGAAGTGATACCACCATGGCTTTTCCAAACTGATAGCCATAATCGATACCAATAACGGCCCCCAGAGACACTATCGACTGGGTGAATACCGCAATAAGAAGCCAAGACAAAGTAGAGAATCTCATCAGCCTCTATATtgagttgtttttgtttgttaaCTGTAGTGTTCTTGAACTAGTTTTAGTAAACCGCGAATATCGTTGGATTTGCACCGTGTTCATATACGACGAATACAGCAGAAACATGAACTCAAGAACACGGCTTAAATAAGATCTAAACATTACAATTCGTAAAGTACAGATATCAGAGAAGCTGATACATATTTCAAGATAGCTAACTTGATTGGTTGATGCtcatttctttcaaaagttgAGGTATAAGGTCTGGGTGGTATCTGACCTCTCGGAGGTTTTCCGGGCCAACGTTAATGACATCGAGTTTTTAAGGACAGACTAGAACAACAATCATTTGAATTAGGAGATACTATATAGAGTTATACGGGGTTTCGAGACCTGTGTGTGGGGAATAGGCAGTTATAAACATGGAGGATCCATGGAAGGTAGTTGCTGATAGCAGCGACAAAGTTGGtttggatgatgatctGCAAACACAGCAGGTGAAGGATTCAACTAAACATGTGCTAGATGGGACGGATGAGTGGTCGCAGTTGGTGGAATTGATTACCAGGTCTTATGAGAGTGTGAATAAGTTTAAAGAATTGATTGGTGAAGTAAAGGAGCAAGTAAATGATAAGACAGTAACGGGAGTGCCGTTGTTGGTTTATACTGTGGTGTATGACCATCCTGTATATATTGAGTTATTGCATTGTACGGGACAGTTGGACGTCAATCTTGCAGATGATTTGGCTTCTTATTCACCTCTTATGTGGTGTTTTCACCTTAATAGACAGCAGTGCTGTGTGGAGTTGTTGAATTTCCAGGATGAGTTGGATTTTGGTTATAAGAACAATAATGGATCAACGGCGATAGATTTATTGGTTCCTGGATCAGAAATTTACAGCTTTGCAGAGACACATAGACTTCTAAACCGGAATAAGGAGACCAAAGATGCACTTTTTGGCCCAAGCGAGGATTTATACAAAGGTCCATTGCGATTTGATGAGCTTGATGAGACACTGGACAATATTAAGTTGCAAACAGCGGGTCTTAATATCTCTGAAAAGACCAATGGCGTGGATGATTTGTATGTTCCTCCTCTTAAAACTGTGGAACTGGAAACATCTCCAGAGGCTTCAATGctatttgattttgatcaTTTGATTAGTGGCCAGTACATTGAATTTGCTGATTATGACATATTTGAGATTTTAAATGTGCTAATTACTTTGCCGCAAAAAAATCCACACGATACAATAACCCCAGCTGCATTGATTTTCCAATGTTTAAGATATGCACATAAGAAGCGGCAAAGTACTAGCCTTGTAGAaaacatattttatttatcGCTCACAAAGATTTTGTCATCTCAACAACCATCTGGAGGGGTTGTTTCAAACCAGGAGGGCGATATTGTAAGTCAATCATATTGGTTGGGTTATTTAACGTTCCTATACTATTATCTTTGTCGTGATGaaacattttttaaaaaatacacTACCCTGTTGCAGAAACTAATTAATGCAATGCAGACCCTTATGATCGAAATATGCTCATCTATATATGCCCGTATAGATCGACTAGTCGTGCCTGCAATTCTAACCTATACAACCATTACTGATGTAAAGCAAACTTTGTACAAAAAGGattggaatattttcaaaaagaagaaacattCCATAAAGGGTATTCAGAGTTCTTATGATGAGATATTAAACATGTTATATCCTCCATCAGCAGAGGAGCAGATGAAAGTTTCACCAATGAAAATTGTCCAAATATTTGGTGCTTTGACTTATGTTTTAGATTTGCATCAAGTTCATCCACTGTTTTATGTGCAATGTGTCTCAACATCTATCCAATGgttttcaacttctttgttCAATAAAATTATAGGAAACAAGAAATACCTTTCCAGAGGACGGGCGGTTCAAATCAGGCTGAACTTGTCTACCATAGAAGATTGGATTAAAAATCATGATACTAGAGTGCCAAAATCGAAAATGATCGATAATTTTATCTGGGAAAGATTCCCTTATACGCTGATCAAGCCAATTTCTgaaataaatttaaagcTAAAGTCTTTGAGAAATATCACAATGTATTCTCCGGTTGCAGATGACAAGGAAGTGATTTATGATACCACGAATACCCTATTTTACTACCAATCGCTTTACCGTATATCACAATTGCACATGGAGCCACTTTTACAACTTTTACAATGGTTACAAGTTGCTACTTCAatagaagatgaagaatcgttaaaatcaacaatgaatttgataaatgCATTAAACCCTTCGCAGTTGCTTAGGGTCGTTGAGAAATATCGTTATGAGTTGGAGGAACCACGCTTCCAgtcttctttgaagaaatatttagCTTCTATGCTTAAGGGTCAGGAGTACAATATACAATTAGAAGAAAGACCTCAACTGTTAGTCACTTTGCCAATGATGAATGAACTAGTAGATATTTATGTCACAGTTGAGAACGCTGAAAGGTTTCTCCCTATTTTGCCGGAagatattcaagaaaaaaTCGAGGCAATACTCGAACAAAACGCAAGAAATAGATTAATGGATGTTCATAAAAAGTCAGATGACAAGGAAGATGACGTTAGTTCGACCAGTAGACCTAAATATGGTAAAGGGTCAGTTGGTTGTATTGCAAGTGAAGAAGATAGTCAATTATTCGAAACGTTGAATACACCTAGCCTAGCGGTTCAACGCCCCACATGGTCCGGGACATCGACTACAGAAGATAATCCCTGGTGAAGCTAATGAtatttaatgatattatatGTATTGTATTGtctttgataaattatCTAAGTATAATACAGAAAAcgatattgaaaagaaaaagataattaaaaattaataagatattaaaaaacgGTTGTTCACCAAAGAATGGTTGCTTCTTAGTAGAAATGAATTAGTGTCCAATTATATTGCCtaatagaaaaagaattgaataAACAATCCTTTTGGGggataaaatataattctGTCATATTAAATTTTTATGGAGTGAGCTTCACCACCTAAATTGTGTAATTCAGTTACGTTAGTTCTGACTCTCGCACGATATTCTTCATAATGTGATTGTTCTTTATCTTCCTGATCTTCAAGTATAGGctcatcattttcaaacagGTAGGGAATAGCATTACCTAAACCGTGGATATCACAGATACTTTTCCAACCACTTAATTCAGGTGATATGAATTCGCTTTTACCAGTAAAAGTCCTTTCAAACAGTTCGGTTGTATCAacattatcatcaacattGGATTCAGTTAAACTTTCAGTAGAATCCTCTATATCACTAGAAGGCAAAACTTGGGGAGAAAGTTGGAAATTGGCAAAGGCTTTATTAACTTCATCACTTTTCTTGCCACTAGGGAAGGGACCGGATGCTTTTTTGACAAACTTTCTTCTTGAGGCAGAATTTTTTAAGCTGTTACAGGGTGCACTTGTAGGTTTGCCATCATCCGTAACAACGATATAAACATAGCTGTTCACTGACCACTCATACCAAACTCTGCTACAATCCTTATTACGCGCCATTGAAAGTTCTAATTCAGTATCATCACTAATATAAAGGGGCTGCGATAAAGGAAAGAATATAGGAGACCACGATGCCATGTTAACTGTGTGATTAATTTTCTTGTAAATTCCTAGATGAACCCCAGTGTCATCTTCGGTTAACGGTGGCTCATGAAGTCTAACAGTACTATCATCAGGGAGTATAGATAACTGAATATTCTTATACAGCTGTGCAGTGAAGAACCCGATAATACCGTGAAGCTCCCCTTTGTGCTTTATTTTCAAGTGGGTAATCGC
This Eremothecium cymbalariae DBVPG#7215 chromosome 5, complete sequence DNA region includes the following protein-coding sequences:
- the STV1 gene encoding H(+)-transporting V0 sector ATPase subunit a (similar to Ashbya gossypii ADR127W), translated to MLVMNKEEAIFRSADMTYIELYIPLEISRGVVCVLGNLGSVMLKDMNKDLNTFQRGYVNQIRKFDEISRFIEYLNEVVQWHKTAMWEYTYRSLAQDGETEGQPTMAQVIETMHTHSIDSVNEITDEITQFEGRVRRLNDSLADLEGRLNTLLIHRRVLFECARFLEVHPGITSRLPVQDRHDLEVEDFELTQVETDENLSQLSFDLADDAETQLAGDSQTLLEHTVRNRFIITGSINRSKVETLNKILWRLLRGNLFFQNFPIDRTLLEHNEEVEIDCFIVFTHGAVLVNRVKRVIESLNGSIFPFNPSQSSIQQLNDKISDLKQVCSTTEQTLHTELFLVSKQLSIWNTVMQREIYIYATLNLFRQESQGLVAEGWLPTSELSDAQAALREYGESVGSANTAVLNVISTTRTPPTYHRTNKFTQPFQTIIDAYSIATYKEINPGLATIVTFPFMFAIMFGDTGHGIIIFLASLYLVFNEKQLNTMKMGEIFEMAFSGRYVLLLMGIFSIYVGLIYNDIFSKSMTLFHSGWRWPTDFKEGETIEATKIGIYPFGLDSAWHGSENSLLFTNSYKMKLSILMGFIHMSYSYVFSYINYRYKKSKIDILGNFIPGLIFMQSIFGYLSWAIVYKWSKNWIKDGKPAPGLLNMLINMFLSPGVVDEKLYVGQALVQVVLLLAALICVPWLLLYKPLMLKRQNDLSIKVGYRSFGDQRAQEILLEAEERTGSELLVVDYNHDENLEEEFNFGDIMIHQIIHTIEFCLNCISHTASYLRLWALSLAHAQLSTVLWSMTIEHAFTVQRPGSILSVLRVVVLFAVWFILTVCILVLMEGTSAMLHALRLHWVEAMSKFFEGDGYAYEPFSFKGIDSNIEL
- the LHS1 gene encoding Hsp70 family chaperone LHS1 (similar to Ashbya gossypii ADR128C) gives rise to the protein MRFSTLSWLLIAVFTQSIVSLGAVIGIDYGYQFGKAMVVSLQAPLEIVLTPESQRKDENGVAIRIIDGIVERTYGSVVSSSIVTRFPSNSLMHLKPLFGKLADENLNAYYRAHPGVILKASDRGSVAFSINDQEFPVEEVAAMNLQQYINRANDMLKEKGGDDTVVQLALTVPEYFTIEQRNSLMDAVSLIPLQRPYLVSEGLSVAVDFSLKQKFEAGKRYYYIIYDMGTGSTKASLVSIEQPEGDSEPLRIELLGYGHTDDISGVQVTLAISELISNKFLEHHRSVRSSELEASARSQAKIIQAAEKAKLILSANADAIVNIESLLNGIDFKATVYREEVEEYLEPFLTGIIKPINDALSGNFGGESIALSQLDGVILTGGSSRVPIVKKTLVEYLGEDLISKKVNADESAVHGVTIRGVQLSKAFKIKPLHVIDRSIFSYEAKFSNQEYIVEIFSTGSTYPNKTSFTTLPLNGPVSDFQIDLYENGRLFQTVDVYTEQLNMKFITECADGIVYNANFSLSANRIFECENVEAVCLGGSVTRAVQSASSSGDEGVTKGYEDQDINKNTDKKIEFPARPKKLSLKSEYRNLKPYSSKEKINARSKLAQLNRSDKEREQLQTQLNHLESLLYDTMYYLEDEEVIAKGPKSDIKKLSEIVTEYLEWLDYGYEDASLIDINEKIVEVSTIKSKIKLYLEFSDEIFDHYRFEKLIQNSRVSLNEFKNYQNILIEQVKVFDNDFEAIGLNATREYLKMKAPRSVSFSPTESDVVIKNLESLLNEIEEMLNTNSIENKPREDLFELNMLCENSVKELDRLQTIRANAHTYRLRELQSFYNRKLRALKRKDEKLKPTESVNSEISDETTDSHETTTTTTPEHSAELEHDEL
- a CDS encoding uncharacterized protein (similar to Ashbya gossypii ABR111C), with the translated sequence MEDPWKVVADSSDKVGLDDDLQTQQVKDSTKHVLDGTDEWSQLVELITRSYESVNKFKELIGEVKEQVNDKTVTGVPLLVYTVVYDHPVYIELLHCTGQLDVNLADDLASYSPLMWCFHLNRQQCCVELLNFQDELDFGYKNNNGSTAIDLLVPGSEIYSFAETHRLLNRNKETKDALFGPSEDLYKGPLRFDELDETLDNIKLQTAGLNISEKTNGVDDLYVPPLKTVELETSPEASMLFDFDHLISGQYIEFADYDIFEILNVLITLPQKNPHDTITPAALIFQCLRYAHKKRQSTSLVENIFYLSLTKILSSQQPSGGVVSNQEGDIVSQSYWLGYLTFLYYYLCRDETFFKKYTTLLQKLINAMQTLMIEICSSIYARIDRLVVPAILTYTTITDVKQTLYKKDWNIFKKKKHSIKGIQSSYDEILNMLYPPSAEEQMKVSPMKIVQIFGALTYVLDLHQVHPLFYVQCVSTSIQWFSTSLFNKIIGNKKYLSRGRAVQIRLNLSTIEDWIKNHDTRVPKSKMIDNFIWERFPYTLIKPISEINLKLKSLRNITMYSPVADDKEVIYDTTNTLFYYQSLYRISQLHMEPLLQLLQWLQVATSIEDEESLKSTMNLINALNPSQLLRVVEKYRYELEEPRFQSSLKKYLASMLKGQEYNIQLEERPQLLVTLPMMNELVDIYVTVENAERFLPILPEDIQEKIEAILEQNARNRLMDVHKKSDDKEDDVSSTSRPKYGKGSVGCIASEEDSQLFETLNTPSLAVQRPTWSGTSTTEDNPW